From Rutidosis leptorrhynchoides isolate AG116_Rl617_1_P2 chromosome 3, CSIRO_AGI_Rlap_v1, whole genome shotgun sequence, a single genomic window includes:
- the LOC139898123 gene encoding probable sphingolipid transporter spinster homolog 2 has translation MAIYSSTLSDSTPAHPSWFTPKRLLVVFCVINLVNYVDRGAIASNGVNGSPRSCTESGVCSDGSGIQGDFDLTNFRDGVISSAFMVGLLIASPIFASLAKSVNPFRLIGVGLSVWTLAAAGCGFSVDFWSITFCRMLVGVGEASFISLAAPFIDDNAPVAQKTAWLGIFYMCIPTGIAIGYVYGGVVGAGFGWRFAFFGEAILMLPFAILGFVMKPLQMKGMSNDKQLTASSNEPFSDQSAKEHSSYVSFTSNQLSRFWDDMKDLLSEKIYVINVLGYIAYNFVIGAYSYWGPKAGYSIYQMNNADILFGGITIVGGIVGTLGGSIILDHMNSTIPNAFKLLSTATFLGAVFCFSAFCFSNLYVYMVLFLIGEILVFATQGPVNFVCLHTVKPSLRPLSMAMSTVSIHIFGDVPSSPLVGILQDKVDNWRTSALILTSVFFLASGIWFIGVFIPSVDKYNEDNENQVTTAEPSAVIPLLENQPDDAIPVSSLP, from the exons ATGGCTATATATTCATCTACTTTATCTGACTCTACTCCTGCTCATCCTTCTTGGTTTACTCCCAAAAg GTTGCTTGTAGTGTTTTGTGTGATTAATTTAGTAAACTATGTGGATCGAGGAGCAATTGCAAGTAATGGTGTAAATGGTAGTCCCAGAAGTTGTACAGAGAGTGGTGTGTGCTCAGATGGTAGTGGAATTCA GGGTGATTTTGATCTAACAAACTTTAGAGATGGTGTCATTTCATCTGCTTTCATGGTTGGACTCCTTATTGCATCTCCGATATTTGCATCATTGGCCAAAAG TGTCAATCCTTTTAGACTTATTGGTGTTGGGCTGTCGGTGTGGACTCTTGCTGCTGCTGGTTGTGGGTTTTCAGTTGACTTTTGGTCAATCACATTCTGCCGAAT gCTAGTTGGTGTTGGTGAAGCGTCTTTTATAAGTCTTGCAGCTCCTTTTATTGATGACAATGCTCCAGTAGCACAG AAAACAGCATGGCTAGGAATATTCTACATGTGCATACCGACTGGAATTGCTATTGGTTATGTTTATGGTGGAGTG GTTGGAGCTGGTTTTGGTTGGCGTTTTGCTTTTTTTGGTGAGGCAATTCTAATGCTTCCGTTTGCTATTTTGGGATTTGTCATGAAACCATTACAAATGAAAG GGATGTCAAACGATAAACAATTGACTGCTTCATCGAATGAACCTTTTTCTGACCAAAGCGCTAAGGAACACTCCAG CTATGTTTCATTTACTTCGAATCAGTTATCCAGATTTTGGGATGATATGAAGGATCTTTTGAGTGAGAAGATATATGTGATAAACGTTCTAGGTTATATTGCATATAATTTTGTCATTGGTGCCTATTCGTATTGGGGACCAAAGGCTGGTTATAGCATATATCAAATG AACAATGCTGATATATTATTCGGTGGAATAACAATCGTTGGTGGAATTGTGGGGACATTAGGTGGGAGTATTATCTTGGATCACATGAATTCCACAATCCCTAATGCTTTTAAG CTTCTTTCTACTGCAACATTTCTTGGAGCAGTATTTTGCTTTAGTGCGTTTTGTTTCAGTAACTTGTACGTTTACATGGTTCTCTTTCTAATCGGGGAGATTCTTGTTTTTGCCACTCAG GGTCCTGTGAATTTTGTGTGTCTTCATACTGTTAAACCTAGTTTACGACCATTATCTATGGCTATGTCAACTGTCTCCATTCACATCTTTGGTGACGTTCCATCCTCTCCACTTGTCGGGATTCTACAG GACAAAGTTGACAACTGGAGGACATCTGCTTTGATCCTGACTTCAGTATTCTTTTTGGCGTCTGGGATATGGTTTATCG GTGTCTTTATTCCCAGTGTGGACAAGTACAATGAAGACAATGAGAATCAAGTGACTACTGCCGAACCATCGGCCGTGATACCGTTACTTGAAAATCAACCGGATGATGCAATTCCTGTTTCTTCTTTACCATAA